GACTTTGTAAAATATGGTTACGATAAAGTAATTATGCTTGCCGGAGGTATTGGTTTCGGAAATAAAAAAGACAGCCTGAAAGACGATCCGGAAAAAGGCGATAAAGTGGTATTGCTTGGTGGCGATAACTACCGCATTGGAATGGGCGGTGGTGCTGTTTCGTCGGTAGCAACCGGTGAATTTGAAAATGCCATCGAGTTGAATGCGGTACAACGTGCCAACCCTGAAATGCAGAAAAGAGCTTACAATGCTATTCGTGCATTGAGTGAAGCTGATGATAATCCAATCGTATCAATTCACGACCACGGTGCGGGTGGTCACCTAAACTGCTTGTCGGAACTGGTTGAAACTACAGGAGGAAAAATTGATACTGCGAAATTGCCTGTTGGTGATCCAACACTCTCGCAAAAAGAAATTATTGGTAACGAGTCGCAGGAAAGAATGGGACTGGTTATGAAACCGGAACATGTTGAACTGCTTCGTAAAATTGCCGAACGCGAACGTGCACCAATTTACGAAATTGGCGAAACAACCGGCGACATGCAGTTTACTTTCGAAAACTCAACAACCGGCGAAAAATCAATCGACTGGCAACTGGGATACATGTTCGGAAATCCTCCAAAAACCGTTTTGGAAGACGAAACCATCGTGCCGGAATTTGATGAATTAGAATACAACTGGGAAGAAATATATGATCTTGTAGAGCAGACTATTCAACTGGAATCGGTGGCAAGTAAAGACTGGCTAACCAACAAAGTAGATCGCTCGGTAACCGGACGAATTGCCAAACAGCAATGTGCGGGCGAGTTGCAATTACCACTGAATAACTGCGGTGTTATAACACTCGACTACCAGGGAAAAGCCGGTTTTGCAACTGCAATTGGTAATGCGCCGGTAGCTGCACTGGTTGATGCAGAAAGAGGTTCGGTGCTTTCCATTGCCGAGTCGCTGACAAATATTATCTGGGCGCCTATGCCTGATAAAATCAAAAGTGTTTCGTTGAGTGCCAACTGGATGTGGCCGGCTAAAAATCCGGGAGAAAATGCCCGTATTTACAATGCCGTAAAAGCCGCCAGCGATTTTGCCTGTGCTTTGGGAATTAACATCCCGACAGGTAAAGATTCAATGTCGATGACACAGAAATACAAAGACGATGTGGTGTTGGCACCGGGTACAGTAATCATTTCATCGTCGGGCGAAGTTACGGATGTGAAAAAAGTAGTTGAACCGGTATTGGTAAACGACGAAAGTAAAGAGATTCTTTACATTGACTTGTCGTTTATTGAACGTGCATTGGGCGGAAGTGCTTTTGCGCAATCAATCAATAAACTGGGACGTGTTGCTCCAACCGTTGCCGATCCGGAAAAATTTGTAACGGCATTTAATAAAGTTCAGGATCTAATCGAACAGGATCTTATCCTTGCAGGGCACGATGTGGCTTCCGGAGGTCTGATCACTGCATTGCTTGAGATGTGTTTTGCCAATGTAAAAGGCGGAATGAAAGTAGATGTAACTGCTTTTGAGGAAGAAGATCTGGCAAAAATTCTGTTGGCCGAGAATCCTAGCATTGTAATTCAGTGTGCCGATAACGACGAAGTGAAAAAGCAACTGACAGAAGCAGGTGTTGACTTTCTGTCATTAGGATTCCCTGTTCCTTACCGCAAAGTGAGGGTGATGAACCGTACCATTGAGGCTGACTTTGATATCAACTCCTTACGCGACTTATGGTTTAAAACTTCGTATTTATTAGACCGCAAACAAAGTGGAGAAGAAAAAGCCCTTGAGCGTTACCAGAATTATAAAAACCAGGCTTTAAAATTCGACTTTAAGAATTTCACCGGCAAAGCTGTCGATTTGGGTATCGACCTGAAACGTCGCACAGCATCGGGAGTTAAAGCTGCCATTATTCGCGAGAAAGGTGTAAATGGTGACCGCGAAATGGCTTATGCAATGTATCTTGCCGGAATGGATGTGAAAGATGTTCACATGACCGACCTGATTGCAGGACGCGAAATACTGGAAGACGTAAACATGATCGTTTTCGTTGGTGGTTTCTCGAACTCCGATGTACTTGGTTCGGCAAAAGGCTGGGCGGGAGCTTTCAAATTCAACGAGAAAGCACGTGTTGCACTGGAGAAATTTTACCAGCGTGAAGATACGCTGAGTTTAGGTGTTTGTAACGGTTGCCAGGTAATGGTGGAGCTTGGAGTTGTTTATCCTGAGCACAGCATTCAGCCAAAAATGTTGCACAATGAATCGGGCAAATTCGAATCGTCGTTCCTGAATGTTGATATCCAGGATAACAAATCGGTGATGTTGGAGAATATGGCCGGAATGAAACTGGGAATTTGGGTAGCACACGGCGAAGGTAAATTCTACCTGCCGTTTAACGAAGATCAGTACAATATTCCGATGAAGTACAGCAACGAAGGTTATCCGGGTAATCCTAACGGATCGCACTTTAACGCGGCGTCGTTGTGTTCTGATGATGGTCGTCATTTGGTAATGATGCCTCACCTCGAGCGTGCTTTCAAACCGCACCTATGGGCAAATTATCCTGCCGGCAGAAAAGCCGATGAGGTTGCTCCATGGATTCAGGCTTTTGTAAATGCCAAAAACTGGATTGAAGAAAAAACGAAATAAGTTAGTTTGAGATATAAAAAAGCCGCTTCATAAATTGAGGCGGCTTTTTTGTTGTAATATTTTTTACTGTACAATCATTTTAGCACCCAGTTCATTGGCAACTTCTTTTCCCTTAAACTTTTCCACAATTTTTAAAGCAAAATCGATAGCAACACCGGCACCTTTTCCGGTAATAATATTTCCTGCTTCCTCCACTGCCTCTCCGGTAATAATTGCCCCGTGTAATTCATCTTCAAATCCCGGGTAACAGGTTGCCTGTTTTTCTTTCAGCAAACCCAGGTTGCCAAAAACCATCGGAGCTGCACAAATAGCTGCCAGTGGCTTTTTCATATCATTAAAATTTAAGATTTGCTCACGTAGGCCGCTGTGAGCTTTTAAATTTGCCGCCCCCGGCATTCCGCCCGGAAGCACTATCATATCGATGTTATCGTAATCCAGGTCTTCAAACAAGGTATCGGCTTTTACGGTGATTTGGTGTGACCCGGTAACTTCCATTGTTTTGTTCATCGAAACAATTTCTACATCCAAATCGGCACGCCTTAGCACATCGATAATACTTATAGCTTCAATTTCTTCAAATCCTTCGGCTAAATGAACCGCAATTTTCTTCATGGTAAATGTTTATTTTTTCAAAAATAAAAAAAGGTCTTCAACTTGAAGACCTTTCCAAAAACCAATTCACTTTCTCTATTATTAATTTTCTGCGTATTCGTTCAATGCTTTTTCCAGCTTTTTACGCGTGAAAAAGATGCGACTTTTAACCGTTCCCAATGGCAAATCCAGCTCTTCAGCTATTTCTTTGTATTTGTATCCTTCTAAAAACATGGTAAACGGAACACGGTATTCGTCATCAAGTGCATTAATACTCTTGTTAATTTCTTTTGAACTGTAAAATGAATCCGGAGCAGGATAAACTTTATCTTTTGAAAACATTAGATGGAAGTCGTTGTTTGAACCATCAAAGGTGTTCTTTGTTTTAACATTTCTACGGTAATCATTAATGAAGGTGTTCTTCATAATGGTGTAAATCCATGCTTTAAAATTCGTGTTTTGTGTAAACTTGTCACGATAGGTTAATGCTTTCAGGAAAGTCTCCTGTAACAGGTCGTCAGCCTTTTCCGAGTCGGCAGTTAAACTTAAAGCATAGTAGTGCAGTTTGTCGCTCAATCCGAGCAAAGCGTTATTAAATTGAATCTGAGTCATGGCGCGTTATTTTTAATTTGTCTAAACAAATTTAAGATAAAGTCCTCCCTATTTGCAAATAAATGAAGCAATAAATTGGTTGATTCTTTCTATACGATATAAAGATTCTCTATTGTGTCTAAGGTGTTGATTGGTTAAAAGTTACGCAAGGCTTTGTTAACTCTTTGTTCCCATAGATAGATGCCGTGTAAAAGCCCTTTGTAAAACTATTTCAAGTTGTATATTTGCCAACCGAATTTATGGCAGAATGAGTCGATAGGTATTGTCGATCTTCAAAAAATCCATTAAAATTCAAAAATAAGAACAATGAAAAATGTAAAGTTAAACCAGGATGTGCAATCGGTTTTAACTTTCAGGAAATGGGGAAGAAAAAATTATTCTTCATTTCTCACTGTCCGAAAACAAGTTGTTATAGCAGTTTTATCGGTTATTTATTTTATTTCAGCACCGGTAATTTCTTTGGCAACTGTTCAGGATACTTCTGAAGTTAAAATGGAGTTTGACCTTGATGAGATTGAGGTTAGTGCGCAACGAACGCCTGCTTTGTATTCGCAGGTGGCACGGATTGTTTCCGTGATTGAGAGAAAAGAAATTGAGGCGGCACCGGCTCAAAGTGTTCAGGATTTGTTGGAGTACATTGCTGCCATTGATGTACGACAACGCGGTACCGAGGGGGTGCAAGCGGATGTAAGTGTTCGCGGCGGTACTTTCGACCAAACCTTAATTTTGTTAAATGGCATTAATATCACCGACCCGCAAACCGGCCATCACAATTTAAATCTTCCGGTAAGTTTAGCCCAGATCCAGCGGATAGAAGTTCTTCAAGGACCAGCAGCACGTGTATACGGTCCCAATGCTTTTTCGGGGGCTATAAATATTGTTACAAGGCAAAGTGCTTCTAACGAGGTAGAAGCAGCAATATCGGGTGGAAGCTATGGTTATTTTGATGGAAACCTTTCCGGAGCATTTTCTACGGGTAAATGGCAGCATTTGCTGGCATTTAGCGGAAAAAGGTCAGATGGGTATATTAACAATACCGATTTTAACGAATTAAACGGGTTTTATTCAACCCGGCTAAACACCACCAAAGGAGTGTTGAAATTCCAGCTCGGGATTTCTGAAAAAGGTTTTGGTGCCAACAGCTTTTATACGCCAAAATATCCAAACCAGTATGAAGCTACCAAAACATTGTTTGCTTCGGCAAAATGGGAAAGTCAGGGTATTTTCCATTTTAGTCCGGCAACCTATTACCGAAGGCACCAGGATAGATTTGAACTTTATCGTACCGATAAATACAAACCAACAAATGACGGTTACTACACTTGGGGAAACGACACCATGCCGGGCTGGTACTCTTCGCATAATTATCATTTAACCAAGGTTTATGGTACCAACTTAAATTGGTGGGTAAAATGGGCAGCCGGAAAAACAGCATTTGGTGTAGAGTTTCGGTCGGAAGAAATATTTAGTAATGTATTGGGCAACGAAATGGATAGGCCTATTGATGTTCCGGGTGAAGATGCTCAGTTTACAAAGTCAGACGAGCGAGAAATTATCTCTGGTTTTTTAGAGCATGCCTTGTACCGCAATAACTGGACTTTTACTGCCGGACTGATGACAAATTATATTTCGGGGAGTGATTTGGGAGTGAATGTGTTTCCGGGAATTGATTTGAGTTACAAAGCCTCTGACGCAGTTAAACTTTACTCCAGTTACAATACATCGTTACGCATGCCAACATTCACCGATTTGTATTACGATGGTCCGTCGAATGTTGGAAACCCTGATTTGAAACCAGAAAAATCAGCGACTATAGAAGGGGGAGTAAAGTATAATTCGGATTGGATTAGAGGGCATGCTGTTGTTTTTTATCGCCAGGGGAAAGACATTATTGACTGGGTAAAAGAAAATCCGGACACCGAAATATGGCAGCCGCAAAACCTGACCGAAATTAATAACCTTGGAACCGAGATTCAGGCACAATTGCTTTTACGAAATAAGTTTGGGAAACAATTGCCAAACGTACAAATAAGCTATTTATATAATAATGTAGAGAAAGTGGATGCCGATTTTGTTTCGAATTACGCATTGGATAACTTAAAACACAAGTTGGTGAGCTCGTTTAGCCAGCAACTGGCCAGTGGATTAACATTCGATTTACGTTTTGTTTTTCAGGACAGGGAAGGAACGTATACGCTTTTTGAAAATAAACTGCCGGTTGACGAGGTAAACTACGAAGCTTTTGCCGTGTTCGACATAAAATTAAATTACCAGCAAAAAAAGTATTCAGTGTTTGTTTCGGTAAATAATATTTTTGATAAAGAATACAACGATATTGGCAATGTTATTCAGCCGGGAAGGTGGTTTAAAACAGGCATTATTTATAAAATAGGATTTAATTAAATTGTTTTAACGCTTGGTTTAAGTGTTTGTAAATTAATATTTTGAGCCGGGAGTATGCAAAGTCTTGCAGGCTCCCGGCTTATTACATCGTAGGTTCGGCTTTTCGAAAACTGTAAAAATTGTATCTTCGCCGAAAATTTAGATAGTCATGTTAAAAGGGATATTAGCAATTTCAGGACACTCGGGACTTTTTAAAATGGTTGCCGAAAGTAAAAACAGCATTATTGTAGAATCGTTAGATACAAAAAAACGTATACCGGTTTATTCTACCGCAAAAGTATCGGCATTGGAAGATATTGCCATTTATACCTACGAAGGAGACATCCCTTTGAAAGATGTTTTTAAATCTATTTCGGACAGCGAAAATGGAGGAGCAGCTATTTCTCCAAAATCTTCGGGAAATGAGTTAAAAGCATATTTCGAAAAAGTGTTGCCTGATTACGATCAGGAACGTGTTTATGTTTCCGATATCAAAAAAGTATTGTTGTGGTATAACGCTTTACAGGAAAAAGATATGCTCGATTTTTCGGAAACCGAGGACGAAGAAACAACAAGCGAAGAAACAGCTGATTAAAACAATTTGTAGTTGTTAACTGCTTTCGGATTACCCAGTAAATCACTT
Above is a genomic segment from uncultured Draconibacterium sp. containing:
- a CDS encoding DJ-1 family glyoxalase III, which translates into the protein MKKIAVHLAEGFEEIEAISIIDVLRRADLDVEIVSMNKTMEVTGSHQITVKADTLFEDLDYDNIDMIVLPGGMPGAANLKAHSGLREQILNFNDMKKPLAAICAAPMVFGNLGLLKEKQATCYPGFEDELHGAIITGEAVEEAGNIITGKGAGVAIDFALKIVEKFKGKEVANELGAKMIVQ
- a CDS encoding TonB-dependent receptor, which translates into the protein MKNVKLNQDVQSVLTFRKWGRKNYSSFLTVRKQVVIAVLSVIYFISAPVISLATVQDTSEVKMEFDLDEIEVSAQRTPALYSQVARIVSVIERKEIEAAPAQSVQDLLEYIAAIDVRQRGTEGVQADVSVRGGTFDQTLILLNGINITDPQTGHHNLNLPVSLAQIQRIEVLQGPAARVYGPNAFSGAINIVTRQSASNEVEAAISGGSYGYFDGNLSGAFSTGKWQHLLAFSGKRSDGYINNTDFNELNGFYSTRLNTTKGVLKFQLGISEKGFGANSFYTPKYPNQYEATKTLFASAKWESQGIFHFSPATYYRRHQDRFELYRTDKYKPTNDGYYTWGNDTMPGWYSSHNYHLTKVYGTNLNWWVKWAAGKTAFGVEFRSEEIFSNVLGNEMDRPIDVPGEDAQFTKSDEREIISGFLEHALYRNNWTFTAGLMTNYISGSDLGVNVFPGIDLSYKASDAVKLYSSYNTSLRMPTFTDLYYDGPSNVGNPDLKPEKSATIEGGVKYNSDWIRGHAVVFYRQGKDIIDWVKENPDTEIWQPQNLTEINNLGTEIQAQLLLRNKFGKQLPNVQISYLYNNVEKVDADFVSNYALDNLKHKLVSSFSQQLASGLTFDLRFVFQDREGTYTLFENKLPVDEVNYEAFAVFDIKLNYQQKKYSVFVSVNNIFDKEYNDIGNVIQPGRWFKTGIIYKIGFN
- a CDS encoding sigma-70 family RNA polymerase sigma factor, producing the protein MTQIQFNNALLGLSDKLHYYALSLTADSEKADDLLQETFLKALTYRDKFTQNTNFKAWIYTIMKNTFINDYRRNVKTKNTFDGSNNDFHLMFSKDKVYPAPDSFYSSKEINKSINALDDEYRVPFTMFLEGYKYKEIAEELDLPLGTVKSRIFFTRKKLEKALNEYAEN
- the purL gene encoding phosphoribosylformylglycinamidine synthase yields the protein MIQFFKTQSNSIIAVYSAQPLGDENIEKLVWLFSGAESLKPQKMDGWFVGPRKEMLTPWSTNAVEITQNMGIEGIRRMEEFFEVENEKAKFDPMLQAIYNGLDQQIFAIDKEPDPILNIEDIAAYNEQEGLALSDDEIQYLNSVSKEMGRPLTDGEVYGFAQVNSEHCRHKIFNGTFIIDGKEMESSLFQMIKKTSKEHPNKIVSAYKDNCSFVQGPVVEQFAPKTQDKPDFFEVKDIETVLSLKAETHNFPTTVEPFNGAATGTGGEIRDRIAGGKGALPIAGTAVYMTSYPRTEAMRSWEQATEERDWLYQTPEEILIKASNGASDFGNKFGQPLITGSLLTFEHFEDFVKYGYDKVIMLAGGIGFGNKKDSLKDDPEKGDKVVLLGGDNYRIGMGGGAVSSVATGEFENAIELNAVQRANPEMQKRAYNAIRALSEADDNPIVSIHDHGAGGHLNCLSELVETTGGKIDTAKLPVGDPTLSQKEIIGNESQERMGLVMKPEHVELLRKIAERERAPIYEIGETTGDMQFTFENSTTGEKSIDWQLGYMFGNPPKTVLEDETIVPEFDELEYNWEEIYDLVEQTIQLESVASKDWLTNKVDRSVTGRIAKQQCAGELQLPLNNCGVITLDYQGKAGFATAIGNAPVAALVDAERGSVLSIAESLTNIIWAPMPDKIKSVSLSANWMWPAKNPGENARIYNAVKAASDFACALGINIPTGKDSMSMTQKYKDDVVLAPGTVIISSSGEVTDVKKVVEPVLVNDESKEILYIDLSFIERALGGSAFAQSINKLGRVAPTVADPEKFVTAFNKVQDLIEQDLILAGHDVASGGLITALLEMCFANVKGGMKVDVTAFEEEDLAKILLAENPSIVIQCADNDEVKKQLTEAGVDFLSLGFPVPYRKVRVMNRTIEADFDINSLRDLWFKTSYLLDRKQSGEEKALERYQNYKNQALKFDFKNFTGKAVDLGIDLKRRTASGVKAAIIREKGVNGDREMAYAMYLAGMDVKDVHMTDLIAGREILEDVNMIVFVGGFSNSDVLGSAKGWAGAFKFNEKARVALEKFYQREDTLSLGVCNGCQVMVELGVVYPEHSIQPKMLHNESGKFESSFLNVDIQDNKSVMLENMAGMKLGIWVAHGEGKFYLPFNEDQYNIPMKYSNEGYPGNPNGSHFNAASLCSDDGRHLVMMPHLERAFKPHLWANYPAGRKADEVAPWIQAFVNAKNWIEEKTK
- a CDS encoding DUF5606 domain-containing protein, whose translation is MLKGILAISGHSGLFKMVAESKNSIIVESLDTKKRIPVYSTAKVSALEDIAIYTYEGDIPLKDVFKSISDSENGGAAISPKSSGNELKAYFEKVLPDYDQERVYVSDIKKVLLWYNALQEKDMLDFSETEDEETTSEETAD